Proteins co-encoded in one Stutzerimonas stutzeri genomic window:
- a CDS encoding acyl-CoA thioesterase → MKEYEQEDPIPQGDLALQLTALPRETNGFGDIFGGWLVSQMDLAGTAMASRVAAGRVATVSIDRMAFMVPVAVGAQLSFYTQTLEVGRSSIRMLVEVWSDDPLSSEWRKVTEAVFVFVAIDGSGRTRPVTPRR, encoded by the coding sequence ATGAAAGAATACGAACAGGAAGATCCGATCCCACAGGGCGACCTGGCCCTGCAACTGACCGCCTTGCCGCGCGAAACCAATGGCTTCGGCGATATTTTCGGTGGCTGGTTGGTTTCGCAGATGGATCTGGCCGGCACCGCCATGGCCAGTCGCGTGGCCGCCGGGCGCGTCGCGACGGTGTCCATCGACCGGATGGCGTTCATGGTTCCGGTGGCGGTGGGTGCCCAACTTTCGTTCTATACCCAGACGCTGGAAGTCGGACGCAGCTCGATTCGCATGCTGGTGGAAGTTTGGAGCGATGACCCCTTGTCCAGCGAGTGGCGCAAGGTTACTGAAGCGGTATTCGTCTTCGTGGCGATCGACGGCAGTGGCCGTACCCGCCCGGTGACGCCACGCCGCTGA